In one Gemmatimonadota bacterium genomic region, the following are encoded:
- a CDS encoding FAD binding domain-containing protein produces EGPLVPLAGCTDLYVALNFGTLEGRRFLDLWALPELRRIERRDGVLSIGALATCTQLIRSRLVRQWLPILAAAAREVGGVQIQNRGTLGGNIANASPAGDTLPVLAAADADVVLRSASGASPSTPSTPGTARR; encoded by the coding sequence GAAGGTCCGCTCGTGCCGCTGGCCGGCTGCACCGATCTCTACGTCGCCCTAAATTTCGGCACGCTCGAGGGGCGGCGCTTCCTCGACCTGTGGGCGCTCCCCGAGTTGAGGCGCATCGAGCGCCGGGACGGTGTGCTCTCGATCGGCGCGCTGGCCACCTGCACCCAGCTCATCCGCTCGCGGCTGGTGCGGCAGTGGCTGCCCATCCTGGCCGCCGCCGCCCGCGAGGTCGGCGGCGTGCAGATCCAGAACCGCGGCACGCTGGGCGGCAACATTGCCAATGCCTCGCCCGCCGGCGACACGCTGCCCGTCTTGGCCGCCGCCGACGCGGACGTGGTGTTGCGTAGCGCGAGCGGCGCGTCGCCTTCAACTCCTTCTACACCGGGTACCGCAAGACGGTGA
- a CDS encoding type II toxin-antitoxin system prevent-host-death family antitoxin: MKKVNIHEAKTHLSRLVEEAVRGEDVVIARAGKPLVRLVPVSALEGPRPLGLLAGKVRESEDWWAPDPALEALFYGDEQGEANPDPAEKTRRLG; the protein is encoded by the coding sequence ATGAAGAAGGTGAATATCCACGAGGCCAAGACGCACCTGTCGCGCCTGGTGGAGGAGGCGGTGCGCGGCGAGGACGTCGTGATCGCCAGAGCCGGCAAACCCCTGGTCCGGCTGGTACCGGTTTCTGCGCTGGAAGGGCCCCGGCCGTTGGGTTTGTTGGCAGGCAAGGTCCGGGAGTCGGAGGACTGGTGGGCGCCTGACCCGGCGCTGGAAGCGCTCTTTTACGGCGACGAGCAGGGTGAGGCGAATCCGGACCCGGCCGAGAAGACACGCCGATTGGGATGA
- a CDS encoding type II toxin-antitoxin system VapC family toxin, whose amino-acid sequence MNLLLDSHALLWALHDPGKLRSEAAEAIQDPARAVFFSAASAWELELKAAVGKLDLPGDWLAAAERSGFLQLPVTAAQARESARLPWHHRDPFDRVLVAQAREQGLGIATRDPIIPAYGVPVFEV is encoded by the coding sequence ATGAACCTGCTGCTGGATTCTCACGCCCTGTTGTGGGCTCTGCACGATCCGGGGAAGCTGCGCTCGGAGGCGGCGGAGGCGATTCAGGATCCTGCTCGAGCCGTGTTCTTCAGTGCGGCTTCTGCCTGGGAGCTGGAACTCAAGGCGGCGGTGGGGAAGCTCGATCTCCCGGGAGACTGGCTGGCCGCGGCGGAGCGATCGGGTTTCCTTCAGCTTCCCGTGACGGCCGCTCAGGCGCGGGAGAGCGCCCGGCTGCCCTGGCACCACCGGGATCCTTTCGACCGCGTACTCGTGGCGCAGGCCCGGGAGCAGGGGCTAGGCATCGCTACACGGGACCCGATCATCCCGGCGTACGGCGTTCCCGTGTTCGAGGTGTAG